In the genome of Fusarium fujikuroi IMI 58289 draft genome, chromosome FFUJ_chr02, one region contains:
- a CDS encoding related to C2 domain protein has protein sequence MSAPISSTNGDGQTNGHSQDETATQNGNGVSQEQTNGANPQQNGHEHHHDHAIKRPTKIGTGLKDRVHQITKGPPGGFDPTPLPDAPQGYTIRFIFHGASNLAPGDFVTASSDPFLHATLKGTQPKRHKEDPDLTHRTKTIRKTTEPEWEDEWIVANVPPTGFTLKCRMYDEDFPDHDDRLGNVTVKVPSIGPDWKGIPAPGRVYEAKKRMMSKRAYLAKAITSVVTHNIHMTPLLRLSMELLGPSDPPYAQMYTVGPTTWVKHFSPLIGRIAGVKVNANAEDDARVDEDQQVDQDGNKKSKTQKYDFQANEMQLQGPVPPKLYHRFVEFRPIIASIYSSAGLRGTILNKALHSQHRRIYNFNASTEYGDFDACSSEASEQFLKLVHFDEGGRTFTYVLTLDGMFRFTETGKEFGIDMLSKHTMHSDVETYIACSGEFFIRRLKKPLASDDVHPHTKTHPQEDIPGGPPKEHPPHDPAYYQLIIDNDSGTYRPDKSTLPYLKEFLERNFPGLGIITMHWEDQELQDMKENQRNVKKNEGRMINMVMNRSQSSISSAESELDDREESWQQGHKSKREAAYEALEDPHKVKDAVKSIVPGLKSERGESSK, from the exons CCTCAAAGACCGTGTGCATCAGATCACAAAAGGACCTCCCGGTGGCTTCGACCCGACCCCTCTTCCTGATGCGCCGCAAGGCTATACCATTCGATTCATCTTCCACGGTGCCTCAAATCTTGCTCCTGGCGACTTTGTTACAGCCTCTTCAGACCCCTTCCTTCATGCGACTCTAAAAGGTACCCAGCCAAAGCGGCATAAGGAGGATCCCGATCTCACCCACCGTACGAAAACCATAAGGAAGACGACCGAGCCAGAATGGGAGGATGAATGGATTGTCGCCAACGTCCCACCAACAGGCTTCACTCTCAAGTGCCGAATGTACGATGAAGATTTCCCTGATCATGATGATAGATTGGGCAATGTCACAGTTAAAGTGCCCAGTATAGGCCCAGACTGGAAAGGCATTCCCGCTCCTGGCCGCGTTTATGAGGCTAAGAAGCGCATGATGAGCAAGCGAGCATACCTCGCCAAAGCCATTACCAGTGTTGTCACCCACAACATTCACATGACACCTCTATTGCGTTTGAGCATGGAGCTTCTGGGACCGTCGGATCCGCCTTATGCGCAAATGTACACTGTTGGACCAACAACATGGGTCAAACATTTCAGTCCTCTGATCGGTCGAATCGCAGGTGTCAAAGTCAACGCTAATGCCGAGGACGATGCCCGAGTGGATGAAGATCAGCAAGTTGACCAAGACGggaacaagaagagcaagacaCAAAAATATGA TTTCCAAGCAAACGAGATGCAGCTTCAGGGGCCAGTGCCTCCTAAGCTGTACCATCGCTTTGTCGAGTTTAGACCTATCATCGCATCGATTTACTCTTCAGCGGGCTTGCGCGGCACAATCCTGAACAAAGCACTGCACAGTCAGCATCGTCGTATCTATAATTTCAATGCATCGACAGAGTATGGTGATTTTGATGCGTGCTCATCAGAGGCCTCGGAGCAATTCCTGAAGCTTGTTCACTTCGACGAAGGAGGTCGCACCTTTACCTATGTTCTGACCTTGGACGGCATGTTCAGATTTACAGAGACTGGCAAAGAATTCGGTATCGACATGTTGAGCAAGCACACTATGCATTCGGATGTTGAGACGTATATCGCCTGCTCAGGTGAATTCTTCATTCGACGGCTTAAGAAGCCTCTTGCTTCAGATGATGTACACCCTCATACCAAGACACATCCGCAGGAAGACATCCCTGGAGGCCCACCAAAGGAGCATCCTCCACATGATCCTGCATATTATCAACTGATCATCGACAACGATTCCGGAACATACCGACCGGACAAATCAACTCTGCCCTATCTGAAGGAGTTTCTCGAGAGGAACTTCCCAGGACTAGGTATAATTACGATGCACTGGGAGGACCAGGAGCTGCAGGATATGAAGGAGAACCAGCGCAACGTCAAGAAGAACGAGGGCAGAATGATCAACATGGTCATGAACAGAAGCCAAAGCAGTATCAGCTCAGCCGAGAGTGAGTTGGATGACCGAGAGGAATCTTGGCAGCAGGGACACAAGAGTAAGCGAGAGGCCGCCTATGAAGCTTTGGAAGACCCCCACAAGGTTAAAGATGCGGTCAAGTCGATTGTTCCTGGGTTGAAGtctgagagaggagagagctCTAAATGA
- a CDS encoding related to G protein coupled receptor like protein: protein MEGHPEHHRGPNFSPEHIEILITIERVGAGCSMIAIILVLLTFGFFKKLRTTPNLFLIFASIANAGASVASMIGYDGLERGEGSHLCQAQAFIFEWFMQSDPWWSLAMAINVFLVFFCNADPRMFRKYAWLYCLICFGGPFIPAVVLISIRNSPEGLIFGDATLWCWIGTDWSLVRLYAYYIPIWIFSFLSIMIYIAVGYHVFHTRNQIRHMVMDVVGNIEKNDHIPYSSSEHRGSSEAVASPPDASEAGQADFCPQNLTPRQEFYGTAVTEVQITREEPRQVIQQETTLPSPPLAAMPPRIQSWALPSSFKHIERSTSSRAQRFETLCTSDSSRQPPFSVMTKLRAVKSNASMKLRQFDPVKMAYLRTSFIFGLAVLITWIPSSANRLYSLTHHDRISFPLSVASGCVLPLQGVWNAVIYFTTSWKTFNEEIRALRFKMFGAPEECANGVRLNSRLGSSKGSYRNTFERTRQLRAYSVEDTEKPVST from the exons ATGGAGGGCCATCCGGAGCATCACCGAGGACCGAACTTCTCACCTGAGCATATCGAGATTCTTATCACTATCGAACGAGTCGGAGCAGGATGTTCTATGATTGCTATCATTCTGGTGCTGCTGACCTTTGGCTTTTTCAAGAAACTTCGAACAACTCCTAATTTGTTTCTCATCTTTGCCTCGATCGCAAATGCCGGTGCGAGTGTTGCATCTATGATCGGTTATGATGGTCTCGAAAGGGGCGAGGGATCGCATCTTTGCCAGGCACAGGCATTCATCTTCGAATG GTTCATGCAGTCTGACCCTTGGTGGTCACTTGCCATGGCTATCAATGTGTTTCTCGTGTTCTTTTGCAATGCTGATCCTCGAATGTTTCGCAAATATGCCTGGCTATACTGCCTGATCTGTTTCGGCGGCCCTTTTATCCCAGCAGTCGTTTTGATATCAATCCGCAACTCCCCTGAAGGTCTCATATTTGGAGACGCTACA CTCTGGTGTTGGATCGGGACTGACTGGAGTCTTGTTCGCCTCTACGCCTACTACATCCCAATATGGATATTTTCATTCCTCTCCATCATGATCTACATCGCTGTTGGATACCATGTTTTCCACACTCGAAACCAGATCAGGCATATGGTGATGGATGTTGTTGGCaacatcgagaagaatgatCATATTCCATATTCGAGTAGTGAGCACAGAGGCTCCTCAGAAGCGGTAGCCTCCCCACCCGATGCCAGTGAGGCAGGCCAAGCTGACTTTTGTCCTCAGAATCTCACACCTCGTCAGGAATTTTATGGTACTGCAGTCACAGAAGTTCAGATCACACGTGAAGAGCCGAGGCAGGTAATCCAACAAGAGACTACACTTCCAAGTCCTCCTCTTGCCGCAATGCCTCCGCGCATCCAATCTTGGGCCCTACCTAGTTCTTTCAAGCATATTGAACGTTCGACTTCTAGCAGAGCTCAACGATTCGAGACACTCTGCACATCCGACAGTTCTCGCCAGCCACCCTTCTCAGTAATGACTAAACTTCGTGCCGTCAAGTCTAATGCTTCTATGAAGCTCAGACAATTTGATCCAGTCAAGATGGCATACTTGCGCACCAGCTTCATTTTCGGTCTTGCTGTGTTGATCACTTGGATTCCGAGCTCCGCCAACCGGCTGTACAGCCTGACGCACCATGACAGGATCAGCTTTCCCCTCAGTGTCGCCAGTGGCTGTGTGCTTCCCTTGCAAGGTGTTTGGAACGCCGTGATCTATTTCACCACCAGCTGGAAGACCTTCAATGAGGAAATACGTGCTTTAAGGTTCAAAATGTTCGGAGCGCCCGAAGAATGTGCAAATGGCGTCCGTCTCAACAGCCGGCTTGGTTCAAGCAAGGGCAGCTATCGAAACACCTTTGAGCGAACTCGACAACTACGCGCCTACTCGGTTGAGGATACAGAGAAACCGGTTTCGACATGA
- a CDS encoding related to FMO1 Flavin-containing monooxygenase: MAMTVCIVGAGPSGLVAAKTLLHNTAPGEFKVTIFDAQKDIGGLWPTSKRDNGRQVHPFMWANQSRHTMQFSELAWEDSDPQLPQGWMVGKYLHRYLERFLKSNKDFELKLGTRVESAERPEGSSNGWVVNTKSGAGTGSKKFDYLLVASGFFGKPIMPESLEKQTAIPVVHSSHYRDVKSLLGEGRPGGGKILVVGGQMSGVEIAGTIGAHLSSEANSPDPSRITDIDKYSIHHAIQRPIWVFPLYTSPKPAEVAAPFLPLDFSSYNLNNRPRPLTNTQGHIPEATAKVVHSVYKGVLGSDQSEYSPLLKIHGTNDDKQPYLAVSEWYTDFVRSGMISLSKGKVESLEGSTATLSDGTKIEDIAAVVVATGFDASPCINYLPGDVLKALRFSPKHIDQPVALAFHGTYHPEVSDLGFVGFYRSPYWGVMQMQARFVAALWSDNVSPGRESESFKTKLRDDISIQRTLELRDDPRVSQFPMGDYPYLVNEIAEALELKIREPLEPPVPSLPHNNLPLDMLTPARYSNTTDDQDSKDAATKSLEQTHKDATDGLTTSRFVAHAVFRSLLGTWKLERDLVSKLPSHPSGHFSGTAQFLLREKTNDGLRCAGNPSEDSPSDDELGMEYLYIEEGEFKTEQGFGFKATRRYVWRYDELKDVLSVWFAKPEDLKRADYLFHEIEFTEPTSKGWKAKAGHLCIDDYYDVKYNFAFQAVNLKEWGIEYTVKGPKKDYTISGTYKR, encoded by the exons ATGGCCATGACGGTTTGTATTGTTG GCGCTGGTCCTTCGGGACTTGTCGCAGCCAAAACGCTGTTACACAACACTGCCCCGGGCGAATTCAAAGTCACCATATTTGATGCCCAGAAGGATATTGGAGGACTGTGGCCTACGTCAAAGAGGGACAATGGTAGACAGGTCCACCCGTTTATGTGGGCGAACCAGAGCAGGCATACAATGCAGTTTAGTGAACTTGCATGGGAAGACAGTGACCCTCAACTCCCACAGGGGTGGATGGTTGGAAAGTATCTTCACAGATATCTCGAGCGGTTCCTTAAGAGCAACAAGGATTTTGAACTCAAGCTTGGTACACGAGTTGAGAGTGCAGAGCGGCCAGAGGGATCATCCAATGGTTGGGttgtcaacaccaagtcAGGTGCTGGAACTGGATCAAAGAAGTTTGACTATCTTCTTGTTGCCTCTGGTTTCTTTGGGAAGCCTATTATGCCTGAGAGTCTTGAGAAGCAGACAGCTATCCCTGTTGTCCACAGCAGCCATTACAGAGATGTGAAGAGCCTTCTGGGCGAAGGCAGACCTGGTGGTGGGAAGATCCTCGTAGTTGGTGGACAGATGTCTGGGGTCGAGATCGCTGGAACCATTGGCGCTCATCTTTCTTCCGAGGCCAACTCACCCGATCCATCGAGAATTACCGATATCGACAAGTACAGCATTCATCATGCCATCCAACGCCCGATATGGGTATTCCCTCTTTATACCAGCCCCAAGCCTGCAGAAGTCGCAGCGCCATTTCTCCCTCTCGACTTTTCTTCGTACAACCTCAACAACCGCCCTCGACCCCTGACCAACACACAAGGACACATCCCCGAAGCAACAGCAAAGGTGGTCCACAGCGTCTACAAAGGCGTTCTTGGCTCTGATCAATCGGAATATTCCCCACTGCTCAAAATCCATGGCACAAACGATGATAAGCAGCCATATTTGGCTGTCAGCGAATGGTACACTGATTTTGTTCGATCTGGAATGATTTCTTTATCGAAAGGCAAAGTCGAAAGCCTCGAAGGATCTACGGCAACACTATCCGACGGCACAAAGATTGAGGACATTGCAGCAGTGGTGGTTGCGACAGGTTTTGATGCTTCACCTTGCATAAACTACCTTCCTGGAGACGTCTTGAAAGCGCTTCGTTTCTCACCAAAACACATTGATCAGCCTGTCGCCCTGGCTTTCCATGGAACTTATCACCCTGAAGTTTCGGATCTAGGCTTTGTGGGATTTTATAGATCTCCTTACTGGGGtgtgatgcagatgcaggctCGGTTTGTGGCTGCGCTGTGGTCTGACAATGTATCCCCTGGTCGTGAATctgagagcttcaagaccaAGCTTCGCGATGACATCTCGATTCAGCGAACACTCGAATTGCGAGATGATCCCCGAGTATCGCAGTTCCCAATGGGCGACTACCCTTATCTGGTGAATGAAATTGCAGAGGCACTTGAGTTGAAGATTCGCGAGCCCCTTGAGCCTCCAGTTCCCAGCTTACCGCATAATAATCTGCCGTTGGACATGCTCACACCAGCGAGGTACTCAAACACTACGGACGACCAGGATTCAAAGGATGCTGCGACGAAGTCACTTGAGCAGACGCACAAAGATGCAACTGATGGTCTGACGACGTCGAGATTCGTGGCCCACGCTGTTTTTCGAAGTCTTCTCGGTACATGGAAACTCGAGCGAGATCTTGTCAGCAAATTGCCCTCACATCCGAGCGGACACTTTAGTGGGACCGCGCAGTTCCTCCTCCGCGAGAAGACGAACGATGGGTTGCGATGTGCGGGCAACCCTAGCGAGGACTCCCctagcgatgatgagctgggCATGGAGTATCTCTATATCGAAGAGGGAGAGTTCAAGACCGAACAAGGGTTCGGCTTCAAGGCCACACGTCGTTACGTCTGGAGATatgatgagctcaaggatgtGCTGAGCGTGTGGTTCGCTAAACCAGAAGATTTAAAGCGTGCAGACTATCTTTTCCACGAGATCGAGTTCACAGAACCTACGAGTAAGGGAtggaaggccaaggccgGACATTTGTGTATTGACGACTACTACGATGTCAAGTACAACTTTGCCTTCCAAGCCGTCAACCTGAAGGAGTGGGGCATCGAGTACACGGTGAAGGGGCCGAAGAAGGATTATACCATCAGTGGCACCTATAAGCGTTAG
- a CDS encoding related to D-lactate dehydrogenase, whose protein sequence is MKLAVFSTKPYDKKYLSSVLGAKHAESGIELIFHEFALNEDTVSLVDGADAICVFVNDVVNDNVISALSEFGVKAILLRCAGFNNVDLDAAQRLRIMVANVPSYSPEAVAEFAVALIQTLNRKTHRAYNRVREGNFALDGLLGKTLYGKTVGIVGVGKIGLATARIMKGFGCRLLAYDPFPSPAFEEYGEYKSLEDLLPQCDIVSLHCPLMEQTRHIINRNTISLMKEGAMLVNTSRGGLLDTESVIHALKTNHIGGLALDVYEAEGELFYNDHSSTIIQDDKLMRLMTFPNVVVCGHQAFFTEEALTEIAECTLSNLEEWIETKTSKNSLTKDLKLRRRESLPVRAI, encoded by the coding sequence aTGAAGCTCGCCGTATTCAGCACAAAACCCTACGATAAAAAGTACTTGTCGTCAGTCCTCGGCGCCAAGCACGCAGAGTCTGGCATCGAGCTCATCTTTCACGAATTCGCTCTTAACGAAGACACCGTCTCCCTCGTCGATGGAGCCGATGCCATTTGCGTCTTCGTCAACGATGTCGTCAACGACAATGTCATCTCCGCCCTGTCAGAATTTGGCGTAAAGGCTATTTTGCTGCGATGCGCAGGCTTCAATAATGTCGACCTCGATGCTGCCCAGCGTCTCCGCATCATGGTAGCCAATGTCCCCTCCTATTCTCCCGAGGCTGTCGCCGAGTTTGCTGTTGCTCTGATTCAGACCCTCAACCGAAAGACCCATCGCGCTTACAACCGTGTTCGCGAGGGTAACTTTGCTCTCGATGGCCTTCTCGGAAAGACTCTCTATGGCAAGACTGTCGGCATTGTCGGTGTTGGCAAAATTGGTCTTGCTACTGCGCGCATCATGAAGGGCTTCGGCTGCAGACTCCTCGCATATGATCCCTTCCCTTCACCAGCCTTTGAGGAGTATGGTGAGTACAAGTCTCTCGAAGACCTTCTCCCTCAGTGCGATATTGTCAGTCTTCATTGTCCTCTCATGGAGCAAACGCGGCACATCATCAACCGCAACACTATTTCTCTGATGAAAGAGGGTGCCATGCTGGTCAATACCTCACGAGGTGGCCTGCTCGACACCGAATCTGTCATCCATGCGCTCAAGACAAATCATATCGGCGGTCTTGCGCTCGATGTGTACGAGGCCGAAGGTGAACTCTTCTACAACGACCACTCGTCGACAATCATTCAAGATGATAAGCTCATGCGTCTCATGACGTTCCCCAATGTGGTTGTTTGTGGTCACCAAGCCTTCTTCACCGAGGAGGCTCTCACCGAGATTGCCGAGTGCACCCTTAGCAACCTCGAGGAGTGGATAGAGACCAAGACAAGCAAGAACTCTCTCACCAAGGACCTCAAGTTGCGACGCCGTGAATCACTACCCGTCCGCGCCATCTAA
- a CDS encoding probable multidrug resistance protein, with protein MDQQNPNRSSTTLEGREDDTTFAPLNTHQTTMSRIRRSLSHTHTHSHDGSQKETRDPDLDIDLPYRTLSANANLDEYRVEVPGGAIPGPIQPEEIARKSTNHEPGQERRYKLVTFTPGDKENPKNWSKAYKWWCTMCVALTCFVVAFCSSVITADIAGVVKDLNVSNELALVSISLFVVGFGVGPMVFAPLSEIYGRRIIYGSTLLVAVIFIIPCAVAKNIETLLVCRAIDGIAFSAPMTLVGGTLADLWKNEERGVPMAAFSAAPFIGPAIGPLVGGFLSDAAGWRWLYWIQLILAFVVWVLITFTVPETYAPTLLARRARKLRAATGETDHVTEQELDLRPLSERLRIFLIRPFQLLFGELIVFLISVYMSVLYGLLYMFFVAFPIIYQKGKGYSAGKTGLMFIPVAVGVLLSAACSPWVNNHYISLVKKHNGHPPAEVRLIPMMASCWFIPIGLFIFAWTSYKDLSWAGPAMGGFPVGFGFIFLYNSANNYLVDSYQHQAASALAAKTCIRSFWGAAVVLFTEQMYDRLNDQWASTLLAFISLACCAIPFMFWKYGAKIRERSKYAYGGDDETVDDIEKAKGRVNTHGGAQVRDDSEDEDLRRARSYVSNP; from the exons aTGGATCAACAAAATCCAAATCGCTCTTCAACAACTCTAGAAGGTCGTGAAGACGACACCACCTTCGCACCCCTAAACACCCACCAAACAACAATGAGCCGCATCCGTCGCTCCCTCTCCCACACCCACACTCACTCCCACGATGGTTCCCAGAAGGAAACCCGCGATCCAGATCTAGATATAGACCTGCCATACCGAACCCTCAGCGCCAATGCCAACCTAGACGAATATCGCGTTGAAGTTCCAGGCGGTGCTATCCCCGGTCCTATCCAGCCTGAGGAGATCGCGAGGAAGTCGACAAATCATGAACCTGGACAGGAGAGGCGGTATAAGCTTGTCACTTTCACTCCTGGCGATAAAGAGAATCCTAAGAATTGGAGCAAGGCTTATAAGTGGTGGTGCACTATGTGTGTGGCGCTGACGTGCTTTGTTGTTGCGTTCTGCTCTAGTGTTATCACTGCTGATATCGCGGGAGTGGTCAAGGATCTGAACGTCAGCAACGAACTTGCTCTTGTAAGTATCAGTCTCTTCGTAGTGGGTTTTGGTGTAGGGCCCATGGTTTTTGCACCCCTTTCTGAGATTTACGGTCGACGAATCATCTA TGGCTCTactcttcttgttgctgtcatcttcatcattccTTGTGCCGTGGCAAAGAACATCGAGACTCTTCTCGTCTGCCGAGCCATCGATGGTATTGCCTTCTCAGCACCTATGACCCTTGTCGGTGGTACACTCGCCGATCTGtggaagaatgaagagcgTGGTGTTCCCATGGCTGCATTCTCTGCTGCTCCCTTCATCGGCCCTGCTA TTGGTCCTCTTGTCGGTGGTTTCCtctctgatgctgctggttgGCGATGGCTCTACTGGATCCAGCTCATCCTCGCCTTCGTCGTCTGGGTTCTCATCACCTTCACCGTCCCAGAGACTTACGCCCCTACTCTTCTCGCCCGCCGAGCTCGCAAGCTTCGAGCTGCCACTGGTGAAACCGACCATGTTACAGAGCAAGAATTGGATCTTCGACCTCTGTCTGAGCGTCTCCGAATCTTCCTCATTCGACCTTTCCAGCTTCTCTTTGGCGagctcatcgtcttccttaTCTCCGTGTATATGAGTGTCCTCTACGGTCTTCTGTACATGTTCTTCGTTGCCTTCCCTATTATCTACCAGAAGGGCAAGGGTTACTCCGCTGGAAAGACTGGTCTCATGTTCATTCCTGTCGCTGTTGGTGTTCTCCTCTCAGCTGCTTGCTCTCCGTGGGTAAACAACCATTACATCTCGCtcgtcaagaagcacaaTGGTCATCCTCCCGCCGAGGTTCGTCTTATTCCCATGATGGCCTCATGCTGGTTCATTCCCATTGGCCTATTCATCTTTGCCTGGACTTCATACAAGGATCTTTCTTGGGCTGGTCCTGCTATGGGTGGTTTCCCCGTCGGCTttggcttcatcttcctttACAACTCTGCCAACAACTACCTTGTCGACTCTTATCAGCATCAGGCTGCCTCTGCTCTCGCTGCAAAGACTTGCATCCGAAGCTTCTGGGGCGCTGCAGTTGTTCTCTTCACTGAGCAGATGTATGACCGTCTTAACGATCAATGGGCCTCAACACTCCTTGCTTTCATCAGTCTTGCTTGCTGTGCCATTCCATTCATGTTCTGGAAGTACGGCGCCAAGATCCGTGAGCGTAGCAAGTACGCTTACGGTGGCGATGACGAGACTGTCGACGAtattgagaaggccaagggtcGTGTGAACACTCATGGCGGCGCTCAAGTCCGTGATGactctgaggatgaggatcttcGCCGTGCTCGCAGCTATGTGAGCAACCCTTAA